A single genomic interval of Variovorax sp. PMC12 harbors:
- a CDS encoding DEAD/DEAH box helicase, with protein sequence MTSSFSNLSLAEPLARAVAEMGYETMTPIQEQAIPVVLSGQDVMGAAQTGTGKTAAFSLPLLQRMLKHENASTSPARHPVRALVLLPTRELADQVAQQVKLYAKYTNLRSTVVFGGIDMKPQTLELKKGVEVLVATPGRLLDHIEAKNAVLNQVEYVVLDEADRMLDIGFLPDLQRILSYLPKQRTTLLFSATFSPEIKRLAGSYLQNPVTIEVARPNETASTVEQHFYSVSDDDKRRALKQIVRQRGITQAFVFVNSKLGCARLARSLERDGLRTTALHGDKSQDERLKALASFKAGEVDLLVCTDVAARGLDIKDVPAVFNFDIPFNAEDYVHRIGRTGRAGASGLAVSFASGGNDVRLVADIEKLIKKKIDLEPVEFEEDRPRGRINDGRRHWREEGEAGDARDVLDQPRERASLGGDARRGGGRPHRAPAAPRDPFFDKPYEPGEPDATPAWEAAAKATPARGISSNIKSKRKVAALFKSAEPS encoded by the coding sequence ATGACAAGTTCCTTCTCCAATCTATCGCTGGCGGAACCGCTGGCGCGCGCCGTGGCCGAAATGGGCTACGAGACCATGACACCGATCCAGGAGCAGGCCATTCCGGTCGTGCTTTCCGGGCAGGATGTGATGGGCGCCGCCCAGACCGGCACCGGCAAGACCGCGGCGTTCTCGCTGCCGTTGCTGCAGCGCATGCTCAAGCATGAAAACGCCTCGACCTCGCCCGCGCGGCATCCGGTCCGGGCCCTGGTGCTGCTGCCCACGCGCGAACTGGCCGACCAGGTCGCGCAACAGGTCAAGCTGTACGCCAAGTACACCAACCTGCGCAGCACGGTCGTATTCGGCGGCATCGACATGAAGCCGCAGACGCTGGAGCTGAAGAAGGGCGTCGAAGTCCTGGTGGCCACGCCGGGCCGGCTGCTCGATCACATCGAGGCCAAGAACGCGGTGCTCAACCAGGTCGAATACGTGGTCCTCGACGAAGCCGACCGCATGCTCGACATCGGCTTCCTGCCCGACCTGCAGCGCATCCTGAGCTACCTGCCCAAGCAGCGCACCACGCTGCTGTTCTCGGCCACGTTCTCCCCCGAAATCAAGCGGCTGGCCGGCAGCTACCTGCAGAACCCGGTCACCATCGAGGTGGCGCGCCCCAACGAGACAGCTTCCACCGTCGAGCAGCACTTCTACAGCGTGAGCGACGACGACAAGCGCCGCGCGCTCAAGCAGATCGTGCGCCAGCGCGGCATCACGCAGGCCTTCGTGTTCGTCAACAGCAAGCTCGGTTGCGCGCGCCTCGCACGCTCGCTGGAGCGCGACGGTCTGCGCACCACCGCGCTGCACGGCGACAAGAGCCAGGACGAACGCCTGAAGGCCCTGGCCTCGTTCAAGGCCGGCGAGGTCGACCTGCTGGTGTGCACCGACGTCGCGGCCCGCGGTCTCGACATCAAGGACGTGCCCGCCGTCTTCAACTTCGACATTCCGTTCAACGCCGAAGACTACGTGCACCGCATCGGCCGCACGGGCCGCGCCGGCGCCTCGGGGCTGGCCGTGAGCTTTGCCAGCGGCGGCAACGACGTGCGCCTGGTGGCCGACATCGAGAAGCTGATCAAGAAGAAGATCGATCTCGAGCCCGTCGAGTTCGAGGAAGACCGCCCGCGCGGCCGCATCAACGACGGACGCCGCCACTGGCGCGAGGAAGGCGAAGCGGGCGACGCACGCGACGTGCTCGACCAGCCGCGCGAACGCGCCAGCCTGGGCGGCGATGCTCGCCGCGGCGGCGGACGCCCGCACCGCGCGCCCGCGGCGCCGCGTGACCCGTTCTTCGACAAGCCCTACGAGCCGGGCGAACCCGACGCGACGCCGGCCTGGGAAGCCGCTGCCAAGGCCACTCCCGCGCGCGGCATCTCGAGCAACATCAAGAGCAAGCGCAAGGTTGCTGCGCTGTTCAAGAGCGCCGAGCCGAGCTGA